From Maylandia zebra isolate NMK-2024a linkage group LG11, Mzebra_GT3a, whole genome shotgun sequence, one genomic window encodes:
- the si:dkey-92i15.4 gene encoding uncharacterized protein si:dkey-92i15.4, whose amino-acid sequence MDSSLLPASQNEYGKQRTGVKFTVRSANSPTYSLSRSSGVRKREGIGEVAERERYRKHTNTNGTNKDDDTVTGCETRTRSGSSVSTNRTIPEFGTDRRENPAFESQGRSAWRGSNLTSRSKSLDFKTGARKPDPNTIADFSQLSNNNKGDTSKYAGALEGRRTQIEGSVMDRISSLPAFNSVGVSNLQERSELLERGSRGKTLPTRLRSLSGSNYSYTETSASLGPKSGQSIMERIEKLFGPTGFGKTDDYKNRDSSNNSESSTESLISQQQKPHEKTAGGTFPMSFFSKDSNSAVKSGLSLWTQKDANASGFETSFSSGASIRDSSPGGWMQGRYSEESGVNWGKGFMETGTRSLDRARSRSSIAAQIRSARANAQPKTLLEETPDSFRESSEFRDKSKDDSSANNGEENRKTNVIRGMLRDRTRSVDGPDQITELKGGNAYEDVFETNPQKTNVKTAERKKALSVSSAASVRKKINQFEALTQRTQSFATGQVQIPRRTFSVPAQASRGHEGVKKSGSAKEINELRKKWAGLQEEGEAQDKSEDKMMGTVNKVWPDRNLSVDEIGLRIKKEQTGLNDLDQKRKIDSTDDLKFSRLKTTQEMPHESDRAVSGKLGTDEIDFSKASSPEEASERDVTGSSTPTPLPPCDPSHKERSHSDITSPVSDDEQTPTNSPSYLLTTSPVAQLGDVTPTADSDNKSPPVFTCPAKDPDSSPRALPTSSNNNLQDVISPDIQTTPQKGKKRLLDLNAWIAGLNPDLKVFSDDEDVDDDESTQKDDDSNYDSDSGESSVTITSNMSQSDRRSFSVTLSDLCNFAGADYDSENDSDDWQSTNRRTASMSSDMSAFSCVSVMPAEELDKLVEEVRNLGDGALQDYDDVQVVVLHKDVGVGLGFSLAGGVDQNKPITVHKVFHSGVAAKQGSIKEGDQVLSINGTALSGSAHWEALRVLRRAKAKDMVVVVVRRGDIIDSSKKGEEGNSRGQTPEQYETGQTVSVQLQKNSRDLGFSLEGGEGSSLGNRPLTVQKIFQGGPVDMVYPGDEVLEVQGTSVVGMRRLEAWTLIRALPPGPVDVVLRRSHKHPET is encoded by the exons ATGGACTCGTCTCTGCTGCCCGCTTCACAGAATGAGTATGGCAAGCAGAGGACAGGGGTGAAATTCACCGTCCGCTCAGCTAACTCTCCCACATACAGTCTCTCTCGCAGCTCAGGTGTCAGGAAACGGGAGGGCATAGGAGAAGTTGCAGAAAGAGAACGATATAggaaacacaccaacacaaacggTACAAATAAGGATGACGACACAGTCACTGGATGTGAAACCAGGACTAGGAGTGGCAGCAGTGTCAGCACAAACAGAACGATCCCAGAGTTTGGCACTGACAGAAGAGAAAACCCTGCATTTGAAAGCCAGGGAAGATCGGCGTGGAGGGGATCCAACCTTACAAGCAGAAGTAAGAGTTTAGATTTCAAAACAGGCGCTAGAAAACCTGATCCCAATACCATAGCTGACTTTTCTCAGCTGTCCAACAACAATAAGGGGGACACCAGTAAATATGCTGGAGCTTTGGAGGGAAGGAGGACACAAATTGAAGGCAGCGTCATGGACAGGATTTCATCACTACCGGCCTTTAATTCTGTAGGTGTAAGTAATCTTCAAGAGAGAAGCGAGCTTTTGGAAAGGGGCAGTAGGGGTAAGACTCTCCCTACCAGGTTAAGATCCCTGTCTGGATCTAACTATAGTTACACAGAGACATCTGCTTCATTGGGGCCCAAAAGTGGCCAAAGTATAATGGAGCGGATAGAGAAACTCTTTGGACCTACTGGTTTTGGTAAAACGGATGACTACAAAAATAGGGATTCCTCTAATAACTCTGAATCATCAACAGAATCCCTCATTTCACAGCAGCAAAAGCCTCATGAGAAGACAGCAGGGGGCACCTTCCCTATGAGTTTCTTCTCGAAGGACAGCAATAGTGCAGTGAAAAGTGGACTTTCACTCTGGACACAAAAAGATGCCAATGCCTCAGGGTTTGAGACTTCATTTTCATCTGGGGCAAGCATAAGAGATAGCTCACCAGGAGGGTGGATGCAGGGAAGGTATTCAGAGGAAAGTGGAGTTAATTGGGGCAAGGGTTTTATGGAAACAGGTACAAGGTCCCTGGATAGAGCCAGGAGTAGGTCCAGTATAGCTGCACAGATTAGATCTGCAAGGGCAAACGCACAGCCAAAAACTTTGTTAGAAGAGACACCAGATTCTTTCAGAGAGTCATCTGAATTCAGAGACAAAAGCAAAGACGATAGCTCTGCAAACAACGgagaggaaaacagaaaaactaatGTAATAAGGGGCATGTTGAGAGACAGGACTAGAAGTGTTGATGGACCAGATCAAATAACGGAATTGAAGGGTGGCAATGCTTATGAGGATGTATTTGAGACGAATCCACAGAAAACCAATGTGAAAAcagcagagagaaagaaggcTCTGTCTGTCTCCTCAGCAGCCAGTGTTAGAAAGAAGATCAACCAGTTTGAGGCTCTGACACAGCGAACTCAGAGTTTTGCAACAGGCCAAGTCCAAATACCCAGACGTACCTTTTCTGTACCAGCACAAGCCAGCAGGGGACATGAAGGAGTGAAGAAGAGCGGGTCtgcaaaagaaataaatgagctAAGGAAAAAGTGGGCAGGACTCCAAGAAGAAGGGGAGGCACAAGATAAAAGTGAAGACAAAATGATGGGAACAGTAAACAAGGTTTGGCCTGACAGAAATTTATCAGTGGATGAAATTGGACTAAGAATAAAGAAGGAACAGACAGGACTAAATGACTTggatcagaaaagaaaaatagactCTACTGACGATTTAAAATTTTCCAGACTCAAGACTACCCAAGAAATGCCTCACGAAAGTGACAGAGCTGTAAGTGGAAAGCTTGGCACAGATGAGATAGATTTCTCCAAAGCCTCAAGCCCTGAAGAGGCAAGTGAGAGAGACGTGACAGGCAGCAGTACACCAACCCCACTACCACCCTGTGACCCTTCACACAAGGAAAGGTCACACTCTGATATTACTTCACCAGTTAGTGATGATGAACAGACTCCAACAAACAGCCCTAGCTATTTACTGACTACTTCACCTGTGGCACAGCTGGGGGATGTCACTCCCACTGCCGACAGTGACAACAAAAGCCCTCCCGTCTTCACATGTCCAGCAAAAGATCCAGACTCTTCTCCTCGTGCCCTTCCCACATCTTCTAACAACAACCTTCAAGATGTCATCTCCCCAGACATCCAAACAACACCCCAGAAAGGCAAGAAACGGTTATTGGACCTGAATGCTTGGATAGCTGGTTTGAACCCAGATTTGAAAGTCTTTAGTGATGATGaggatgttgatgatgatgaaagcACCCAAAAAGATGATGATTCAAACTATGATTCAGACTCAGGGGAGTCCTCAGTTACCATCACCAGCAATATGAGTCAGTCAGATCGCAGGAGCTTCTCTGTCAC TCTTTCGGACCTGTGTAACTTTGCTGGAGCTGACTACGATTCAGAGAATGACAGCGATGACTGGCAGTCAACAAACCGGCGTACCGCTTCAATGAGCTCAGATATGTCAGCGTtttcctgtgtgtctgtgatgcCCGCTGAGGAGCTCGACAAGCTTGTAGAGGAAGTGAGGAACCTGGGGGACGGTGCCCTGCAG GACTATGATGATGTGCAGGTAGTGGTTCTCCATAAAGATGTGGGAGTTGGACTAGGCTTCAGTTTGGCAGGAGGCGTGGACCAAAACAAGCCCATCACT GTTCACAAAGTATTTCACTCAGGTGTTGCAGCCAAGCAAGGCTCTATAAAGGAAGGTGACCAGGTTTTATCCATCAATGGCACAGCACTATCTGGGAGTGCCCACTGGGAAGCCTTGAGGGTTTTAAGAAGGGCAAAGGCAAAGGATATGGTAGTTGTGGTGGTGAGGAGGGGGGACATCATAGACAGCTCTAAGAAAGGAGAAGAGGGAAATAGTCGGGGACAAACACCGGAACAATATGAGACAG GTCAAACAGTGTCTGTGCaactgcagaaaaacagccGGGATCTGGGCTTCAGTCTGGAGGGAGGTGAAGGCTCAAGTCTGGGGAACAGACCACTCACCGTCCAGAAAATCTTCCAAG